A section of the Saccopteryx leptura isolate mSacLep1 chromosome 6, mSacLep1_pri_phased_curated, whole genome shotgun sequence genome encodes:
- the MAN2C1 gene encoding alpha-mannosidase 2C1 — translation MLRLRSAAAAFDDSMSVPVVWENRVPSDPVTCPPAEPECPGSACARGSQFRAACFRQRGCCVKEARKLRPGTLGQPRWWGRDLPGEGHAAAMAAPALKHRRTALERIEKFVSPLYFTDCNLRGRLFGDSCPVAALSSFLTPERLPYQEAVQQDFRPAQVGDSFGPTWWTCWFRVELTIPEAWVGQEVHLRWESDGEGLVWRDGEPVQGLTKEGDKTSYVLTDRLGERDPRSLTLYVEVACNGLLGAGKSTLIAAPDPEKRFQVSRAELALFHRDVHKLLVDLELLLGMAKGLGEDDQRSFQALYTANAIVNICDPAQPETFPVAQDLASRFFGQHGGESQHTIHAMGHCHIDTAWLWPFKETVRKCARSWTTAMQLMEQNPEFTFVCSQAQQLEWVKSHYPGLYARLQEFACCGQFVPVGGTWVEMDGNLPSGEAMVRQFLQGQNFFLQEFGKTCSEFWLPDTFGYSAQLPQIMRGCGIRHFLTQKLSWNLVNTFPHHTFFWEGLDGSRVLAHFPPGDSYGMEGTVEEVLKTVAKNRDKGRTNHSAFLFGFGDGGGGPTQTMVDRLKRLYNTDGLPRVQLSSPVRLFSALDNDSGQLCTWVGELFLELHNGTYTTHAQIKKGNRECERILHDVELLSSLALARSAQFLYPAAELQDLWRLLLLNQFHDVVTGSCIQLVAEEAMCHYEDIRSHGNTLLSSAAKALCAGEPGPEGLLIINTLPWNRTEVLALPRPGGAHNLALVKVPSMGYVPAPAPTSQQPLLPQQPVFVVQETDGSVTLDNGIIRVRLDPTGRLTSLVLVASGREAIAEGAVGNQFVLFDDIPLYWDAWDVMDYHLETRKPVLGQAGTLAVGTEGGLRGSAWFLLQISPNSRLSQEVVLDMGCPYVRFHTEVHWHEAHKFLKVEVPARVRSPQATYEIQFGHLQRPTHYNTSWDWARFEVWAHRWMDLSEHGFGLALLNDCKYGASVRGSVLSLSLLRAPKAPDATADIGRHEFTYALMPHKGSFQDAGVIQAAYSLNFPLLVLPTLGPVPTASWSAFYVSSPAVVLETVKQAETSPQGHTLVLRLYEAHGSHVDCWLYTWLPVQEAVLCNLLEQRDPAGHLPLRDARLKLTFSPFQVQSLLLVLQPPPS, via the exons ATGCTGAGACTGCGATCTGCTGCAGCCGCGTTTGACGATTCCATGTCTGTCCCGGTAGTTTGGGAAAACCGAGTGCCATCCGACCCGGTGACCTGTCCGCCCGCGGAGCCGGAATGCCCCGGAAGCGCCTGCGCGCGCGGCTCACAGTTCCGGGCAGCGTGCTTCCGACAGCGGGGGTGCTGCGTAAAGGAAGCCCGCAAACTTAGACCCGGAACCTTGGGACAGCCGCGCTGGTGGGGCCGGGACCTTCCGGGGGAGGGCCACGCGGCGGCCATGGCGGCGCCGGCTTTGAAGCACCGGCGCACGGCGCTGGAGCGGATAGAGAAGTTCGTGTCGCCTCTCTACTTCACCGACTGCAACCTGCGCGGCAG GCTCTTCGGGGACAGCTGCCCAGTGGCCGCGCTTTCCAGTTTCTTGACGCCCGAGAGGCTTCCTTATCAGGAGGCGGTCCAGCAGGACTTCCGCCCTGCACAGGTCGGCGACAGCTTCGGACCCAC GTGGTGGACCTGTTGGTTCCGGGTGGAGCTGACCATCCCAGAGGCATGGGTAGGTCAGGAAGTTCACCTTCGCTGGGAAAGTGATGGAGAAGGCCTGGTGTGGCGTGATGGGGAACCAGTCCAG GGTTTGACCAAAGAGGGGGATAAGACCAGCTATGTCCTGACTGACAGGCTAGGAGAAAGAGACCCCCGAAG CCTGACCCTGTATGTGGAAGTTGCCTGCAACGGGCTCCTGGGGGCTGGAAAGAGCACCCTGATCGCTGCCCCAGATCCAGAGAAGAGGTTCCAGGTGAGCCGGGCTGAGCTGGCCTTGTTCCACCGGGATGTCCACAAGCTCCTGGTggatctggagctgctgctgggCATGGCCAAG GGCCTCGGGGAAGACGATCAGCGCAGCTTCCAGGCCCTGTACACAGCCAACGCAATTGTGAACATCTGTGACCCTGCCCAACCCGAAACCTTCCCGGTGGCCCAGGACCTGGCCTCCAGGTTCTTTGGCCAACATGGCGGTGAAAGCCAGCATACCATCCATGCCATGGGGCACTGCCACATCGACACAG CCTGGCTATGGCCCTTCAAGGAGACCGTGCGGAAGTGCGCCCGGAGCTGGACAACAGCCATGCAGCTCATGGAGCAGAACCCTGAGTTCACCTTTGTCTGCTCTCAG GCACAGCAGCTCGAGTGGGTGAAGAGCCACTACCCTGGCCTGTACGCCCGGCTTCAGGAGTTCGCCTGCTGTGGTCAGTTTGTGCCCGTGGGGGGCACCTGGGTGGAGATG GATGGGAACCTGCCCAGTGGGGAGGCCATGGTGAGGCAGTTCCTGCAGGGCCAGAACTTCTTCCTGCAGGAGTTTGGGAAGACATGCTCTGAG TTCTGGCTGCCAGACACATTTGGCTACTCAGCACAGCTTCCCCAGATCATGCGCGGCTGTGGTATCAGGCATTTCCTGACCCAAAAACTGAGTTGGAACTTGGTGAACACATTCCCG CACCATACCTTCTTCTGGGAAGGGCTGGATGGCTCCCGTGTGCTGGCCCACTTCCCACCTGGTGACTCATACGGGATGGAGGGCACTGTGGAGGAG GTGCTAAAGACCGTGGCCAAAAACCGGGACAAAGGGCGGACCAACCACAGTGCCTTCCTCTTCGGCTTTGGGGATGGGGGCGGTGGCCCCACCCAGACCATGGTGGACCGCTTGAAGCGTCTATATAATACAGATGGGCTGCCCAG GGTACAGCTGTCTTCTCCGGTGAGACTCTTCTCTGCACTGGACAACGACTCAGGGCAGCTGTGCACATGGGTTGGGGAGCTCTTCCTGGAGCTGCATAATGGCACCTACACCACCCATGCCCAG ATCAAGAAGGGGAACCGGGAGTGTGAACGCATCCTGCATGATGTGGAGCTGCTCAGCAGCCTGGCGCTGGCCCGCAGTGCCCAGTTCCTGTACCCGGCAGCAGAGCTACAGGACCTCTGGAG GCTACTGCTCCTGAACCAGTTTCATGACGTGGTCACTGGGAGCTGCATTCAACTGGTAGCAGAGGAAGCCATGTGCCACTACGAAG ACATCCGTTCCCATGGCAACACACTTCTCAGCTCTGCGGCCAAAGCCCTGTGTGCAGGGGAACCAGGTCCCGAGGGCCTCCTCATCATCAACACGCTGCCCTGGAATCGAACAGAAGTGCTGGCCCTGCCCAGGCCTGGCGGGGCCCACAACCTAG CCCTGGTGAAAGTGCCCAGCATGGGTTatgttcctgctcctgcccccacaTCACAACAGCCTCTGCTGCCCCAACAGCCTGTGTTTGTTGTGCAAGAG ACTGATGGTTCTGTGACTCTGGACAACGGCATCATCCGCGTGAGACTGGACCCGACTGGTCGCCTGACGTCCCTGGTGCTGGTGGCCTCTGGCAG GGAGGCTATTGCTGAGGGCGCCGTGGGGAACCAGTTTGTGCTGTTTGACGACATCCCCCTATACTGGGACGCATGGGATGTCATGGATTACCACCTGGAGACACG GAAGCCAGTGCTGGGTCAGGCGGGGACCCTGGCAGTGGGCACTGAAGGTGGCCTGAGGGGCAGTGCATGGTTCTTGCTGCAGATCAGCCCTAACAGTCGGCTCAGCCAGGAGGTTGTGCTGGACATGGGCTGCCCCTATGTCCGCTTCCACACTGAG GTACACTGGCATGAAGCCCACAAGTTCCTGAAGGTGGAGGTCCCTGCCCGTGTTCGGAGCCCCCAGGCCACCTATGAGATCCAGTTTGGGCACCTACAGCGGCCTACCCACTACAACACCTCTTGGGACTGGGCTCGATTTGAG GTGTGGGCGCACCGCTGGATGGACCTGTCAGAGCACGGCTTTGGGCTGGCCCTGCTCAATGACTGCAAGTACGGTGCATCAGTCAGGGGCAGCGTCCTCAGCCTCTCGCT CCTGCGGGCGCCTAAGGCCCCCGATGCCACCGCTGACATAGGGCGCCACGAGTTCACATATGCACTGATGCCGCACAAGG GCTCCTTCCAGGATGCAGGCGTCATCCAAGCAGCCTACAGCCTCAACTTCCCGCTGCTGGTGCTGCCTACCCTGGGCCCAGTGCCCACGGCCTCCTGGAGCGCCTTCTATGTGTCCTCACCTGCTGTGGTGCTAGAGACGGTCAAGCAG GCAGAGACCAGCCCCCAGGGCCACACGCTGGTGCTCAGGCTGTATGAGGCCCACGGTAGCCACGTAGACTGCTGGCTGTACACGTGGCTGCCAGTTCAGGAGGCTGTCCT CTGCAACCTCCTGGAGCAGCGAGACCCTGCTGGCCACCTGCCCCTTAGGGATGCCCGCCTGAAGTTGACCTTTTCTCCCTTCCAAGTGCAGTCCCTGTTGCTTGTGCTGCAGCCACCACCGAGTTGA